A section of the Corvus hawaiiensis isolate bCorHaw1 chromosome 16, bCorHaw1.pri.cur, whole genome shotgun sequence genome encodes:
- the FBXL18 gene encoding F-box/LRR-repeat protein 18 encodes MLRCGEEVVSEESEEESNGVNLMEFSDEILLHILSYVPCTDLVLNVRRTCRKLATLCLDKSLTHTVLLQKDYKVNKDKVKQLMRDIGKEIYQLNMAGCYWLPSSTIDHVTRCKNLVKLNLSGCHVTSLRLSKMLSTLQHLRSLAIDVNPGFDASQLSSECKATLSRVLELKQTLYTPSYGVVPCCTSLEKLLLYFEILDRSREGFMLSGQLMVGESNVPHYQNLRIFYARLAPGYVNQEVVRLYLAVLSDRTPENLHAFLISAPGSFAETGATKNLLDSMARNVRLDALQLPKAWINGSGLLQHLKFNNPFYFSFSRCTLSGGHLIQRVINGGKDLKSLTSLNLSGCVHCLAPESLFRKAEDDIDSSILESLVVSCCNLRHLNLSAAHHHSSESIGNHLCQLLSRLKHLLSLALPVCSITDVAASVEKPPTTPNVVPQTFGRKVRIGIQTYPRNLGDQANQKIESSVFWALMGSLRFLETLEIIGSSFSSAMPRNEPAIRNSLPPCVRAQSVGDSEVAAISQLTYLQSLTLAQLPNILTGSGLINIGLQCQHLRTLSLANLGMMGKVVYMPALTDMLKHCKCLRDLRLEQPYFCAGAQFFQALSHCSSLQRLCIVSRSGTLQSDAVMSFMANCLEVIMCHMFMGESLTVCKNLQQSIVRSFQAERPALNVVIFPLLHEDLTEVIRDVPMRHLDEITLFKSRVAEEPPNLWW; translated from the exons ATGTTGCGCTGCGGAGAG GAGGTCGTAAGTGAGGAGAGTGAGGAGGAAAGCAATGGAGTCAACTTGATGGAGTTCTCAGATGAGATCCTTCTGCACATCCTCAGCTACGTCCCTTGCACAGACCTGGTCCTGAATGTTAGGAGAACCTGCAGGAAGCTTGCAACACTTTGCCTTGACAAGAGTCTAACACATACAGTTCTGCTTCAGAAGGACTATAAG GTAAACAAAGACAAAGTGAAGCAGCTGATGAGGGACATTGGAAAGGAGATCTACCAGCTGAACATGGCCGGGTGCTACTGGCTGCCCAGCTCCACTATCGACCACGTAACACGGTGCAAGAACCTGGTCAAGCTGAACCTGTCTGGCTGCCATGTCACCTCTCTCCGCCTCTCCAAGATGCTCTCCACGCTCCAGCACCTGCGCTCCCTGGCTATTGACGTGAACCCAGGGTTTGATGCCAGCCAGCTGAGCAGTGAGTGCAAAGCCACCCTCAGCCGTGTTTTGGAGCTGAAGCAAACCCTTTACACGCCCTCATACGGTGTTGTCCCGTGCTGCACCAGCCTTGAGAAACTGCTGCTTTACTTTGAGATCCTCGATCGCTCGCGGGAGGGGTTTATGCTCTCTGGGCAGCTGATGGTGGGTGAGAGCAACGTGCCCCATTACCAGAACCTCCGCATCTTCTATGCCAGGCTGGCTCCTGGCTACGTCAATCAGGAGGTGGTGAGGCTctacttggcagtgctgagtgaTCGGACACCTGAGAACCTCCATGCCTTCCTCATCTCTGCCCCCGGCAGCTTTGCGGAGACGGGAGCCACCAAAAACCTCCTGGACTCCATGGCTCGAAATGTACGTCTGGATGCTTTACAACTGCCCAAAGCCTGGATTAACGGCTCTGGGCTCCTGCAACACTTGAAGTTCAACAACCCTTTCTACTTCAGCTTTAGCCGATGCACCTTATCTGGTGGGCACCTAATCCAGAGGGTCATTAATGGTGGGAAGGATCTTAAAAGCCTGACAAGTTTGAATCTCAGTGGCTGCGTTCACTGTCTGGCCCCGGAGTCCTTGTTTCGGAAAGCGGAAGATGACATTGACAGCAGCATTTTGGAAAGCCTGGTAGTGTCTTGCTGCAACCTGAGACACCTGAACCTGTCTGCAGCTCACCACCACAGTTCTGAAAGCATAGGGAAccacctgtgccagctcctGTCCAGGCTAAAGCACCTGCTCTCTTTAGCACTACCAGTTTGCTCCATCACAGATGTTGCTGCAAGTGTGGAGAAGCCTCCCACCACACCTAATGTGGTGCCCCAAACATTTGGAAGGAAAGTTCGGATTGGGATACAGACATATCCAAGGAACTTAGGGGACCAGGCAAATCAGAAGATCGAGTCTTCAGTGTTTTGGGCTCTGATGGGAAGCCTCCGATTTTTGGAAACCTTGGAGATAATTGGGTCCAGTTTCTCCTCAGCCATGCCCCGCAACGAGCCAGCAATTCGAAACTCGTTGCCTCCCTGCGTCCGGGCACAGAGTGTGGGGGATTCAGAGGTGGCTGCCATTAGCCAATTGACTTACCTGCAGAGCCTCACCTTAGCACAGCTGCCAAATATTCTCACAGGCTCTGGGCTCATCAACATcgggctgcagtgccagcacctGCGGACTCTTTCCTTGGCCAACCTGGGCATGATGGGCAAGGTGGTCTATATGCCTGCTCTCACGGACATGCTGAAACACTGCAAGTGTTTGAGAGATCTCAG GCTGGAACAGCCATACTTCTGTGCAGGCGCCCAGTTCTTCCAGGCACTGAGTCactgctcctctctccagcGGCTTTGCATCGTCTCCCGGAGCGGGACTCTGCAGTCTGACGCAGTGATGTCATTCATGGCCAACTGCCTTGAGGTCATCATGTGCCACATGTTTATGGGAGAATCTCTTACCGTTTGCAAAAATCTCCAGCAGTCCATTGTCCGGAG